GGTTCGGCGATGAAAACGCGAAAAAAACCATAGAGGGAATAACAGAAGTTTTTACTGAAATGGGAATTCCGAAAGAAGCAGTAAGAGTACTTGTAGAGGAGGTCCCCAAATCACATTGGGGAATTGCAGGAGAGCCTGCATCTGAAAGATTTTCCGATAGTTCGGGGGCAGTTAAGAAAGTGTGAGCATAAGTAATCTGACGGGTTAAAATATGGAATGCAAGTGGTATGCTGTATGCCCCATGAAAATGTATTATGAAAAGGGGCTTTTAGATCAAAGCTGGATAGATAAGTATTGTTTAAACGATTGGAACTCCTGTGTTCGTTATCAGATGGAAGAGAGCGGCAGGTATCACCCTGACTGGATGCTTCCGGACGGTACTATTAATGAGGAGCTGAAGCGGAATTCTTTTTAACAGATGTGATTTTATAAATGGTTCTTATTATTACACTCCCCGGCGTTTTTTAAAACACCGGGGAGTTTCTGTATTGATATTATCAGCTTCTATCTACTGGTTTAGGTTTTTTGATTTTCTTCGGCGGATTCTTTTTAAGCTGCTTTAAGATATAATCCACAGCATGTTCCAGCATAGGTTCATGCCCCTTAAAAATCAAAGAAGGATCATCAAACACTTCAATATCCGGGCTGACTCCGTAGTACTCAACGTCCCATTTACCTTGTTTATTAACATACGCAAATGCCGGAACCGCAAGTCCGCCGCCGTCAACAAAATGGGGGCTTCCGGAGTAGCCAATCAGCCCTCCCCATGTTTTCTGGCCCATAAGCGGCCCGACTTTAAGCAGGCGGAAGTATGACGGAAAAGCATCTCCGCCTGAGCTTGAACGGCCGTTTATAAGCATTACTTTTGGCCCTTCGTTTACAGGGAAAGGCTCTGAATATAGCGGCATGTTTCGCCTTGCCCAAAACTGAAGCACTTTGAGGGACAGGTCTTTTGCCATGGGATACGGGATTGATCCCCCGCCGTTGTATCTGTCATCAATTATCAGGCCGTCTTTTGTAAACTGGCTGTACCATCCCTTATAGAATTCTCTGAATCCGGGGAAACTGGTATTCGGTACATAAATGTAACCGATCCGTCCGCCTGACAAGCTGTCAACAATGGCGCGGTTGCGTTCCACCCAGTTGAACTGCCTTAATGCAAGCTCGGATCCGATTGTTTTGACAACAACTTTTCTTGCACCGGCTTTTGTCGGTTTGTCATTGATAAGCAGAGTAATTAGTTTGTCTGCCTTGTTCTC
The DNA window shown above is from bacterium and carries:
- a CDS encoding uracil-DNA glycosylase; translation: MECKWYAVCPMKMYYEKGLLDQSWIDKYCLNDWNSCVRYQMEESGRYHPDWMLPDGTINEELKRNSF
- a CDS encoding tautomerase family protein; the encoded protein is FGDENAKKTIEGITEVFTEMGIPKEAVRVLVEEVPKSHWGIAGEPASERFSDSSGAVKKV